Proteins encoded together in one Fluviicola sp. window:
- a CDS encoding energy transducer TonB — protein sequence MRSLVFLMFLLGSVHTFGQSAKKLNKKLLAELAEEEQKQDSAYLVFTKSEVEYDSIRDLVRKKIRTVSMEEQEVRNLWDDFLQVDNQLKGLGVSSESVIGNYPQKEDGFPKHRDVIAPLKKTSDKKVAFEKVSPFFFVDKAFKLKELNPLLSEKLDEYRHYAKMNAVKQDQMERSIREFAFFSPKLDSLSHIYQLLADEVRTKGGKLHDKLDELRSNYIAKGPKGFPEAYRKVFYDAFPPPQYETIEEALKNNHSELAERYDEVGPAEPESRIYEETDVEEYADFPGGWKRMKEFISTNLRYPEKIKEKALEDRVMLRCVISETGSISDIRVVKHFPDCKECDQEAIRVVKLMPDWIPAKFKSRPVKSYVMISVWFKS from the coding sequence ATGAGATCACTCGTTTTTTTAATGTTTCTTCTTGGAAGTGTACACACTTTCGGTCAATCCGCGAAAAAGCTGAACAAAAAATTGTTGGCTGAACTCGCTGAGGAAGAACAAAAGCAGGATTCTGCTTACCTGGTATTCACGAAGTCGGAAGTGGAATACGATTCCATTCGAGACCTGGTGAGAAAAAAGATCAGGACTGTTTCAATGGAAGAACAGGAAGTTCGAAATTTATGGGATGACTTTTTGCAAGTAGATAATCAATTAAAAGGCCTTGGAGTGAGTTCCGAATCTGTGATTGGTAATTATCCTCAAAAAGAGGATGGATTTCCGAAGCATCGGGATGTTATTGCACCGCTGAAAAAGACCTCTGACAAAAAAGTAGCATTTGAAAAAGTAAGCCCTTTCTTTTTTGTTGATAAGGCTTTTAAGCTTAAAGAGTTGAATCCGTTGTTGAGCGAAAAGTTGGACGAATATCGCCATTATGCTAAAATGAATGCAGTGAAACAGGACCAGATGGAACGAAGTATCCGGGAATTTGCCTTTTTCTCCCCCAAATTGGATTCATTGTCACATATTTATCAATTGTTAGCCGACGAAGTAAGGACGAAAGGAGGAAAACTGCATGACAAACTGGATGAGCTGCGTAGCAATTACATTGCCAAAGGGCCCAAAGGTTTCCCGGAAGCGTACCGGAAAGTCTTCTATGATGCATTTCCACCGCCGCAATATGAAACGATAGAGGAAGCGTTGAAAAATAACCATTCTGAACTGGCGGAACGGTATGATGAAGTAGGTCCTGCTGAACCGGAATCCAGAATTTATGAGGAAACAGACGTGGAGGAATATGCGGATTTTCCCGGCGGATGGAAAAGAATGAAGGAGTTTATCTCTACGAACTTGCGTTATCCTGAAAAGATCAAAGAAAAAGCTCTTGAAGATCGCGTAATGTTGAGGTGCGTAATTTCCGAAACCGGCAGTATTTCAGATATCCGGGTTGTAAAACATTTCCCCGATTGCAAAGAGTGTGACCAGGAAGCAATCCGCGTGGTCAAATTAATGCCGGATTGGATCCCGGCAAAATTTAAAAGCAGACCCGTGAAATCATATGTTATGATCAGCGTGTGGTTTAAATCGTAG
- a CDS encoding energy transducer TonB: MKSLFFSLLIIGSFTVSAQLPKKQRRLLTADCALEYQKQEEAIAVFSKSRAEFDSVKMLANSKILSLENGAKKVLDRFTTYSGLLYQVEQLQAEVPPLLHSFKPGESPVPYLFMEPLKSTLATTFVFEKVPEKTDMGDLSVKEQNKVLKKKLEEYKRYSLSNAIRLEEMKATAARIKAFLMFEDSVTRVYTSLANDLTSDSWKLQDRLNQEEDKFRKKGPAGFPEAYFLVFPEVFPGFIPTRPESIANNATIQEVIKEYPPDMVVEHNDPEIFEWTEDPAEFPGGKEALDQFIAKNLEYPVSVREGIVFGKVVMKFVVSVKGEISAIEVLRGIPGCPECGEEAVRLINSMPNWTPAKHQGKAVRSYMRLPVNFEL; this comes from the coding sequence ATGAAATCACTATTCTTTTCACTGCTTATTATCGGAAGTTTTACTGTTTCCGCGCAATTACCGAAAAAACAACGCAGGTTACTTACAGCGGATTGTGCATTGGAATACCAAAAACAGGAAGAAGCAATCGCTGTTTTCAGCAAGTCAAGGGCTGAATTTGATTCGGTTAAAATGCTGGCCAATAGTAAGATCCTCTCTTTGGAGAACGGTGCGAAAAAAGTATTGGACCGTTTCACCACCTATTCCGGACTTCTTTACCAGGTAGAGCAATTACAGGCAGAAGTTCCGCCGCTGCTCCATAGTTTCAAACCGGGTGAATCTCCTGTTCCTTATTTGTTCATGGAACCACTTAAAAGCACACTTGCCACCACGTTTGTATTTGAGAAAGTGCCGGAAAAGACGGATATGGGTGATCTGAGCGTGAAGGAGCAGAATAAGGTGTTGAAAAAGAAATTGGAAGAATACAAACGTTATTCGCTTTCAAATGCAATTCGACTGGAAGAAATGAAAGCAACTGCAGCGCGAATCAAAGCTTTTTTGATGTTTGAGGATTCCGTGACGCGGGTTTACACTTCACTTGCAAATGATCTCACTTCAGACAGTTGGAAATTACAGGACCGGTTGAACCAGGAGGAAGACAAATTCCGGAAGAAAGGGCCTGCAGGTTTCCCGGAAGCTTACTTTTTGGTTTTCCCGGAAGTTTTCCCGGGGTTTATTCCCACAAGGCCAGAATCCATAGCGAATAATGCCACCATTCAGGAAGTGATTAAAGAATACCCGCCGGATATGGTAGTTGAGCACAATGATCCGGAGATTTTTGAGTGGACAGAAGATCCTGCTGAGTTCCCGGGTGGAAAAGAAGCATTGGACCAATTCATTGCCAAAAACCTGGAATACCCGGTCAGCGTAAGGGAAGGAATTGTTTTCGGGAAAGTAGTAATGAAGTTTGTAGTTTCCGTGAAAGGAGAAATTTCCGCCATTGAAGTCTTAAGAGGAATTCCCGGGTGCCCGGAATGTGGCGAAGAGGCCGTTCGCTTAATCAATAGCATGCCGAATTGGACTCCCGCAAAACATCAGGGAAAAGCCGTAAGATCGTATATGCGCTTGCCCGTAAACTTTGAATTATAA
- a CDS encoding TonB family protein, which translates to MRILLFFILVTSSFTFGQSAKKLNLQLRTELVAEQEKQDSAFGEFSKEKTRFQRTEKELEQYIKDSLFERNQKLKELRSSIRGSLRTLKELEIDTKDVFPDDPDFDSHPKYSVIKTHLLLASENPVKFLDVSEEDTDWKGLKLKEQNEVLKEKIKKYQTYAAYNRIYFQDQLNDIREIEAIRPQVDSLARVYDALSLALEEKAALLEKRIYTARENYRAKGPKGFPDAYSYVFPDVHPVIHEVHDRKPGDETGYPSQITAWESKEVPIVVEELDLRIYDIVDEVASFPGGTGELKKYLDEKLVYPAGALEKGLYGKTFLKFVVSKSGKISDVVLKRGVPDCPECDEEAKRLVKSMPDWIPAKKDGKNVHSYAYLPVTFRQ; encoded by the coding sequence ATGAGAATTCTGCTTTTTTTTATCCTTGTAACGAGTTCATTCACTTTTGGCCAATCTGCCAAAAAGCTGAATCTACAACTGCGGACTGAATTGGTTGCCGAACAGGAAAAGCAGGATTCTGCGTTTGGGGAATTTTCAAAAGAGAAAACGAGGTTTCAACGAACTGAAAAAGAACTGGAGCAATACATCAAAGATTCCTTGTTTGAGAGAAATCAGAAATTAAAGGAGTTGCGTTCTTCCATTCGCGGATCATTACGAACATTGAAAGAGTTGGAAATAGATACTAAAGACGTCTTTCCTGATGATCCCGATTTTGATTCACATCCCAAATACTCAGTCATCAAAACACACTTACTTTTAGCTTCAGAAAATCCCGTGAAGTTCCTGGATGTATCTGAAGAGGATACGGATTGGAAAGGATTGAAATTGAAGGAGCAGAACGAGGTGTTAAAGGAGAAAATTAAGAAGTACCAAACTTATGCGGCGTATAACCGGATTTATTTTCAGGATCAACTCAATGATATCCGGGAAATAGAAGCTATTCGCCCGCAGGTAGATTCATTAGCCAGAGTGTATGACGCATTGAGTTTGGCCTTGGAGGAGAAAGCAGCCTTGCTGGAAAAGCGCATATATACCGCACGTGAAAATTATCGGGCAAAAGGACCAAAGGGTTTTCCGGATGCTTATAGCTATGTTTTCCCGGATGTGCACCCTGTTATACACGAAGTGCACGATAGGAAGCCTGGTGATGAAACAGGGTATCCATCACAGATTACTGCATGGGAATCCAAAGAGGTTCCGATTGTGGTAGAAGAACTCGATCTGAGGATTTATGATATTGTGGATGAAGTGGCTTCGTTTCCGGGTGGGACGGGTGAATTAAAAAAATACCTGGACGAAAAATTAGTGTATCCGGCCGGCGCTTTGGAAAAAGGGCTTTACGGAAAAACGTTCCTGAAATTTGTGGTGTCTAAGAGTGGCAAGATTTCAGATGTGGTACTGAAGAGGGGAGTTCCGGATTGTCCGGAATGTGATGAAGAGGCCAAAAGGTTGGTCAAGTCCATGCCGGATTGGATTCCTGCCAAGAAAGATGGAAAAAACGTACATTCGTATGCTTATTTACCTGTCACATTTAGACAATAG
- a CDS encoding energy transducer TonB — protein MKIALFLFLSLVALPGFSQSKKALNRSLLKTHAQLVQKNDSLNRIINQNRKKLMDLITSSSRTASSLYGLRQDFQGFKTDIVDFQKKLTDLKFDPATLVRQDELNTIYGTYEDVDYLKEIGECKPTLKPATVTPIEDFSKEKLKVQNERLAQKNQEYTTVIESKGQILRSYEELTLKLNSIVRKMEAENVTLTRNTHLLGIKYGLLRSKCVELEEKKRLEEIAAENAKKEMAMKTAPKKNKKGKTIRFAPPVITEDVPSITGFNENSGFESDLMPPPPPPPTAVEYFVKQEPEIFNVVDEPASFPGGREAFVKYLEEKLVYPQVAKDAGISGKVYLKFVVSEQGAISNVKVMRGIPDCKECDREAIRVVTTMPKWIPGKNNGKAVNSYCNLPIVFKL, from the coding sequence ATGAAAATCGCTTTATTTCTTTTTCTTTCCCTTGTTGCATTGCCTGGCTTTTCGCAATCTAAAAAAGCATTGAACAGGAGCCTTCTGAAAACACATGCGCAATTAGTGCAAAAGAATGATTCCCTGAACCGGATTATCAATCAAAATCGAAAGAAGTTGATGGATTTGATTACATCCTCTTCCAGAACCGCAAGTAGCTTGTACGGATTGCGCCAGGATTTCCAGGGATTCAAAACTGACATTGTCGATTTTCAGAAAAAATTGACAGATCTAAAGTTCGATCCGGCCACACTTGTTCGCCAGGATGAATTGAATACCATCTATGGAACTTACGAGGATGTCGATTATCTGAAAGAAATAGGAGAATGCAAACCAACTCTGAAACCGGCAACTGTCACCCCCATTGAAGATTTTTCAAAGGAGAAGTTAAAGGTACAGAATGAACGCCTGGCTCAAAAAAACCAGGAATATACTACCGTTATTGAAAGTAAGGGGCAAATTCTCCGCAGTTATGAGGAATTAACCTTGAAACTCAATAGCATAGTCCGGAAAATGGAAGCGGAGAATGTGACGCTCACCAGGAATACCCATTTATTAGGGATAAAATATGGACTGTTGCGTTCAAAATGCGTGGAACTGGAGGAGAAAAAAAGGTTGGAAGAAATTGCTGCGGAAAATGCAAAGAAAGAAATGGCCATGAAAACGGCTCCGAAGAAGAATAAGAAAGGAAAAACAATTCGATTTGCTCCTCCGGTAATTACTGAAGATGTCCCTTCTATAACAGGGTTTAATGAGAATTCCGGTTTTGAATCAGATTTGATGCCGCCTCCGCCCCCACCTCCTACGGCGGTTGAGTATTTTGTAAAGCAAGAGCCAGAAATTTTTAACGTGGTTGATGAACCCGCATCTTTTCCCGGTGGCCGTGAAGCATTTGTAAAATACCTGGAGGAAAAACTGGTTTATCCGCAGGTTGCCAAAGATGCCGGAATCTCCGGGAAAGTATATCTGAAGTTCGTTGTTTCAGAGCAGGGAGCTATTTCTAATGTGAAAGTTATGAGAGGAATTCCTGACTGCAAGGAATGCGATCGGGAAGCAATTCGTGTGGTGACGACCATGCCGAAATGGATTCCGGGAAAGAACAATGGTAAAGCGGTGAATTCCTACTGCAATCTTCCGATCGTATTTAAATTATAA
- the paaZ gene encoding phenylacetic acid degradation bifunctional protein PaaZ yields the protein MIQVKNYICGQWVAGEGEEQKIYNAITGDQIGSVSSAGLDYEAALNYGRTVGGKQLRKMTFQERGRMLKALALFLMERKKTYYEVSAWTGATKVDSWIDIEGGIGNLFANASLRRQFPDLPYYVDGNAAPLSKNGSFIGHHIMVPKQGVAIHINAFNFPIWGMLEKIAVNLMAGVPAIVKPSEFTSYLTEVMVKDIIDSKILPEGALQLVSGFGRGIIDHVTNQDVVTFTGSAFTGRKLKAHPRLIEESVPFNLEADSLNAMVLGEKAAPGTEEFDIFVKEVTREITIKAGQKCTAVRRILVPENFLEDVQKGVAARLASTTIGDPKVEGVRMGALINRTQVDRVRENVELLAKSQQIVYGDLDQFDVVGADKDKGAFFSPILFLNDSPFDKQDVHNVEAFGPVSTIMPYKNLDEAIELTKLGKGSLVTSIVTADDKEAREFVVEAASVNGRILVLNKDCAKESTGHGSPMPLLTHGGPGRAGGGEEMGGKRGIMHYLQRTAIQGHPTTITEITQQYQQGAKGKIGSVHPFKKHYEELEVGDQLITDSRLITAEDIDAFAALSGDNFYAHKRETNFTGTMFDQQVAHGYLIMSIAAGLFVDSYEINPVLLNYGIDELRFTKPVYPGANIHIRFTCKEKVSTDVTPKEDDPKTHIQRGVVKWLVEMLDDTDEPLVGIATILTMVKKLDQTIS from the coding sequence ATGATACAAGTAAAGAATTATATATGCGGCCAGTGGGTTGCCGGCGAAGGGGAAGAACAAAAGATTTACAACGCCATTACCGGAGACCAGATCGGCTCGGTTTCAAGTGCCGGACTGGATTACGAAGCGGCGCTGAATTACGGAAGAACGGTCGGTGGAAAGCAATTGCGTAAAATGACTTTCCAGGAGCGCGGCCGTATGCTGAAAGCCCTGGCTTTGTTCTTAATGGAACGCAAGAAAACCTATTACGAAGTTTCTGCCTGGACAGGTGCTACGAAAGTGGATTCCTGGATCGATATCGAAGGTGGTATCGGGAATTTATTTGCGAACGCGTCTTTGAGAAGGCAGTTTCCGGATCTTCCTTATTATGTAGATGGAAATGCTGCGCCTCTATCCAAGAACGGATCGTTTATCGGGCATCATATCATGGTGCCGAAACAAGGGGTTGCTATTCACATCAATGCGTTCAACTTCCCGATTTGGGGAATGCTGGAAAAAATCGCCGTGAATTTGATGGCGGGTGTTCCTGCAATCGTGAAACCTTCGGAGTTTACCAGCTACCTGACAGAAGTGATGGTGAAGGATATCATTGATTCAAAAATCCTGCCGGAAGGTGCATTGCAATTGGTTTCGGGCTTTGGCCGCGGAATTATCGACCACGTTACCAACCAGGATGTCGTAACTTTTACAGGAAGTGCTTTTACAGGTAGAAAACTAAAGGCGCATCCGCGTTTGATCGAAGAGTCTGTACCGTTCAACCTGGAAGCAGATTCCCTGAATGCCATGGTGCTGGGTGAAAAAGCTGCTCCGGGAACGGAAGAGTTCGACATTTTCGTGAAGGAAGTTACTAGAGAGATTACGATCAAGGCGGGTCAGAAATGTACGGCTGTACGTCGTATCCTGGTTCCGGAGAATTTCCTGGAAGACGTACAAAAAGGAGTTGCAGCCCGTTTGGCATCTACAACCATTGGTGATCCTAAGGTGGAAGGAGTGCGCATGGGAGCTTTGATCAACAGAACACAGGTAGACCGCGTTCGGGAGAATGTGGAGTTACTGGCAAAATCACAACAGATCGTTTACGGGGATTTGGACCAGTTCGATGTGGTTGGTGCGGATAAGGACAAAGGAGCATTCTTTTCCCCGATCCTGTTCCTGAACGATTCTCCGTTCGATAAGCAGGATGTGCACAATGTGGAAGCTTTCGGGCCGGTTTCAACAATCATGCCTTATAAAAACCTGGATGAAGCGATTGAATTGACCAAATTGGGGAAAGGTTCATTGGTGACTTCCATTGTTACTGCTGACGATAAAGAAGCACGCGAGTTTGTAGTAGAAGCTGCTTCTGTAAACGGGCGTATTTTGGTTCTGAACAAGGATTGTGCGAAAGAAAGCACGGGCCACGGTTCTCCGATGCCATTATTGACTCATGGCGGACCGGGTAGAGCAGGAGGTGGAGAAGAAATGGGTGGAAAGCGCGGAATCATGCATTATTTGCAGCGTACGGCTATCCAGGGACATCCGACAACCATTACCGAAATTACCCAGCAATACCAACAGGGCGCTAAAGGAAAAATCGGTTCCGTTCACCCGTTCAAAAAACATTACGAAGAACTGGAAGTCGGAGATCAGTTGATCACAGACAGCCGTTTAATCACAGCCGAAGATATCGATGCGTTTGCAGCTTTGAGCGGCGATAATTTCTACGCCCACAAAAGAGAAACGAATTTTACCGGAACCATGTTCGATCAGCAGGTGGCACACGGATACCTGATCATGAGCATTGCAGCCGGGTTATTTGTTGACAGCTACGAGATCAACCCGGTATTGCTGAATTACGGGATCGATGAATTGCGTTTTACCAAGCCGGTTTATCCGGGAGCGAATATCCACATTCGATTTACCTGCAAGGAAAAAGTGAGCACCGATGTGACTCCGAAAGAAGACGATCCGAAAACACATATCCAGCGCGGAGTAGTGAAGTGGCTGGTCGAAATGCTGGACGATACCGATGAACCATTGGTAGGAATTGCAACGATTTTGACCATGGTGAAAAAATTGGATCAGACAATCAGTTAA
- a CDS encoding MotA/TolQ/ExbB proton channel family protein — protein sequence MSKTKTGGGFSSLVASLSIAIALGIGFLIYYFILGDPANFVNGDPNEHPIDNNTLGTIYKGGIIVPFLMAVNIIVIIFSVERFISISKTKGRGNINTFVERIKSLMDSNDIQGALEECDKQKGSLANVIRAGLEKYESVQKDPTLDKEQKSEIIKAEIEEAISLEVPMMSKNLVIISTCVSIGTLIGLIGTVLGMIKSFQAMGAGTPDTTKLSIGISEALINTFFGIFASTLATVMYNFFNTKIDQMTHAMDEAGFAIVQNFNANN from the coding sequence ATGAGCAAGACAAAAACAGGAGGAGGTTTTTCATCATTAGTTGCCTCATTATCTATTGCAATTGCATTAGGAATTGGATTTCTGATCTATTATTTCATTTTAGGAGATCCTGCAAATTTCGTTAATGGTGATCCGAATGAACACCCGATTGACAACAACACGCTTGGTACTATCTACAAAGGAGGTATCATCGTACCTTTCTTGATGGCGGTAAACATCATCGTAATTATTTTCTCTGTTGAGCGTTTCATCAGTATTTCCAAAACGAAAGGTCGTGGTAACATCAACACTTTCGTTGAAAGAATCAAATCTTTGATGGACTCGAATGATATTCAGGGTGCATTGGAAGAGTGCGACAAGCAAAAAGGATCTTTGGCTAACGTAATCCGCGCTGGATTAGAGAAGTACGAATCCGTACAGAAAGACCCTACTTTGGATAAAGAGCAAAAATCAGAGATCATCAAAGCAGAGATCGAAGAGGCAATTTCTTTGGAAGTTCCGATGATGTCTAAAAACTTGGTAATTATCTCTACGTGTGTATCTATCGGTACATTGATCGGTTTGATCGGAACGGTATTGGGGATGATCAAATCCTTCCAGGCGATGGGTGCTGGTACTCCTGATACAACTAAATTATCAATCGGTATCTCCGAGGCCTTGATCAACACGTTCTTTGGTATCTTCGCTTCTACATTGGCTACAGTGATGTACAACTTCTTCAACACGAAGATTGATCAAATGACTCACGCAATGGATGAGGCTGGTTTTGCTATCGTTCAAAACTTTAACGCTAACAATTAA
- a CDS encoding biopolymer transporter ExbD, whose amino-acid sequence MAKLKLPKGSPSIDMTPMVDLAFLLVTFFMLAADFRTDEVVKVEIPSSIGKDDIPQKTLVMVTVDTKGRVFFTCSGEEVRKKVLMQMMAKYKVPLSEENITTFTRLEGGFGCSMSELPKYLSLNSDERKNLPNATIPVDTTRNNELADWINFANREMLDYGKAKFEEENAKQGKGGVPLKPEDFKPKFVLKADMEAEYVKVKTVIEVFRNLKLNNLNFVTSQEAQQL is encoded by the coding sequence ATGGCTAAATTAAAATTACCTAAAGGTTCCCCTTCCATTGACATGACGCCAATGGTTGACTTGGCCTTCCTTTTGGTTACATTCTTCATGCTAGCAGCCGACTTCCGTACAGACGAAGTTGTAAAAGTCGAAATCCCTTCTTCGATCGGGAAAGACGATATTCCTCAAAAGACCCTGGTAATGGTTACCGTGGACACGAAAGGAAGAGTCTTTTTCACTTGTTCCGGAGAAGAAGTTCGCAAAAAAGTCTTGATGCAAATGATGGCAAAATACAAAGTGCCGTTGTCTGAAGAGAACATTACAACATTCACCAGATTGGAAGGAGGTTTTGGATGCAGCATGAGTGAGCTTCCGAAATACCTTTCGCTGAACAGTGACGAGCGCAAGAACTTACCGAATGCAACGATTCCGGTTGATACAACGAGAAACAACGAGTTGGCTGACTGGATCAATTTTGCAAACCGTGAGATGCTTGACTACGGAAAAGCGAAGTTTGAAGAAGAAAATGCCAAACAAGGAAAAGGAGGAGTTCCTCTGAAACCGGAAGATTTCAAACCGAAATTCGTATTGAAGGCCGATATGGAAGCTGAATATGTGAAAGTAAAAACGGTGATCGAAGTATTCCGTAACCTGAAGTTGAACAATTTGAATTTCGTGACTTCCCAGGAAGCACAACAATTATAA
- a CDS encoding biopolymer transporter ExbD yields MAEIVESGGGGEKGGKKRPKKGSARIDMTPMVDLGFLLLTFFVLTSTFAKPKVMSLTYPAKEDVKTKEPPKVKNGITFLISDDKVFYYEGEFYPVGNTKGKPATQLTETNFGPEGIRKILKEKNTFVLNKITELKGKLDKKQISDSIYKKELIEAKGKPEALKVLVKTDMKAKTRNFIDVIDELYIAQIGVIAPVDITKSEQELLDAKLKQ; encoded by the coding sequence ATGGCAGAAATAGTAGAAAGCGGTGGCGGCGGCGAAAAAGGCGGCAAGAAACGCCCTAAGAAAGGTTCCGCCCGGATTGATATGACTCCAATGGTAGACTTAGGTTTCCTGTTGTTGACATTCTTCGTATTGACTTCCACTTTCGCGAAACCGAAAGTGATGAGTTTAACTTACCCTGCAAAGGAAGACGTAAAAACGAAAGAGCCTCCTAAGGTTAAGAATGGTATTACCTTTTTGATTTCTGATGATAAAGTGTTTTACTACGAAGGAGAGTTTTATCCGGTTGGTAATACAAAAGGGAAACCTGCAACACAATTAACTGAGACAAACTTCGGTCCGGAAGGAATTCGTAAAATCCTTAAGGAGAAAAACACTTTCGTATTGAACAAGATCACTGAATTGAAAGGGAAACTGGACAAGAAACAGATCAGTGATTCGATTTACAAGAAAGAACTCATTGAAGCAAAAGGGAAACCTGAAGCATTGAAAGTATTGGTGAAAACCGATATGAAAGCGAAGACCCGCAACTTCATTGATGTGATTGATGAATTGTACATTGCTCAGATCGGGGTAATCGCTCCAGTAGATATTACAAAGAGCGAGCAGGAATTATTGGACGCAAAATTAAAACAGTAA
- a CDS encoding TonB family protein: MLVAVVVILVAGLSLYEYFSAKSWQQVTSDERNEIVFEDRNHEYGAYQIRTNYSRNLILVMAGVILFIGTTFGIYKLIMNLPTEKPKEVPLDLTAFAVDAPLEKEDIVEPLEPEVPPMEKTIQFVPPEISDTQNDDVPPQEEVKDVKADTDTHEETDAFAKQTEVVVKKEEKVEKKEEVIYDIVDEPAEPNGGMAALKKYLAENIKYPQTAVEMGLEGKCYLQFVVSENGYISNVKVKKGVTDCPECDQEAIRVVRAMPKWTPGKINGKAVNSTFSLPVSFKLN, from the coding sequence ATGTTAGTAGCAGTTGTTGTAATTCTGGTAGCTGGACTCTCATTGTATGAGTACTTCAGCGCAAAGAGCTGGCAGCAGGTAACATCTGACGAGCGTAACGAGATCGTATTTGAGGACCGTAACCATGAATATGGTGCGTACCAAATCCGTACAAATTACAGTCGTAACCTGATACTTGTTATGGCCGGGGTAATCCTGTTCATCGGAACAACTTTCGGGATTTATAAGTTGATTATGAATCTTCCTACGGAAAAACCAAAAGAAGTTCCTTTGGATTTGACAGCGTTTGCTGTTGATGCTCCTTTGGAAAAAGAGGATATCGTTGAACCGTTGGAGCCGGAAGTTCCGCCGATGGAGAAAACAATCCAATTCGTTCCACCTGAAATTTCAGATACTCAGAACGATGATGTACCTCCTCAGGAAGAAGTGAAGGATGTAAAAGCAGATACGGATACTCACGAAGAGACGGATGCATTTGCCAAGCAGACTGAAGTTGTTGTTAAGAAAGAGGAAAAAGTAGAGAAAAAAGAAGAAGTGATCTACGACATCGTGGATGAGCCAGCTGAACCGAACGGTGGTATGGCTGCTTTGAAAAAATACCTTGCTGAAAACATCAAGTATCCTCAAACAGCGGTTGAAATGGGATTGGAAGGAAAATGTTACCTGCAATTCGTAGTGAGTGAGAATGGTTACATCTCCAATGTAAAAGTGAAAAAAGGTGTAACAGATTGTCCGGAGTGTGACCAGGAAGCAATTCGCGTTGTGAGAGCCATGCCGAAATGGACACCGGGGAAAATTAACGGTAAAGCCGTAAACAGTACCTTCTCATTACCGGTTTCATTTAAATTGAATTAA
- a CDS encoding substrate-binding domain-containing protein, protein MKKRVILSLSLVALLGIQYSCNTNQTPDDTPRRGKKTMYLDESFQPLIKTASEVFTGIYPQADINLVYTSETNAMKALSEGKARTIFIGRDYTKEEKKYLRSLNITVTSDIIAHDAITFIVNLNNMDTLLTQDQLRDLLKGKSTTWPISQKPVEIVFDQVQSANFNYLLKWIGTDFGKQVHAAKNTEDLIKYVQDNPNTLGVIGYNHISDFDDPKVQARLKKFRVVGIQGNDKYYWRPTKANITERKYPFWRPIWAINSGAPDGLNTGFVNWLNAREGQLLLEKCELGPGKGTPREINFVTE, encoded by the coding sequence ATGAAGAAACGGGTCATTTTAAGTCTAAGCCTGGTAGCTCTTTTGGGAATCCAGTATTCCTGCAACACCAATCAAACGCCGGATGATACTCCCAGACGCGGAAAGAAAACCATGTACCTGGACGAATCCTTCCAGCCGCTGATCAAAACAGCATCCGAAGTCTTCACGGGAATTTACCCGCAGGCAGATATCAACCTGGTTTATACCAGTGAAACAAACGCCATGAAAGCATTGTCGGAAGGAAAAGCACGGACTATTTTCATCGGGAGGGATTACACCAAAGAAGAAAAGAAATACCTGAGATCTCTCAATATTACCGTTACTTCGGACATCATTGCGCACGATGCTATTACCTTTATTGTGAATCTGAATAACATGGATACTCTACTGACCCAGGATCAGCTTCGCGATTTATTAAAAGGCAAAAGCACTACCTGGCCAATTTCTCAAAAGCCGGTCGAAATTGTATTTGACCAGGTACAGTCGGCCAATTTCAATTACCTTCTGAAATGGATCGGTACCGATTTCGGGAAACAGGTCCACGCAGCAAAAAATACGGAAGACCTGATCAAATATGTCCAGGATAATCCGAACACCTTGGGAGTAATCGGCTACAACCACATCAGTGACTTCGACGACCCGAAAGTACAGGCAAGACTGAAAAAATTCAGAGTGGTAGGGATCCAGGGAAATGATAAATACTACTGGCGACCTACCAAAGCAAATATTACGGAGCGGAAATACCCGTTTTGGCGCCCGATCTGGGCAATCAATTCCGGAGCACCGGACGGATTGAATACCGGTTTTGTGAATTGGCTCAATGCACGCGAAGGCCAGTTGCTGCTGGAGAAATGCGAACTGGGCCCGGGAAAAGGAACTCCGCGGGAAATTAATTTTGTTACGGAATAA